The genomic segment GCAGCCGGCTTATTTGAGAAGGTTCAAGTATGGAATGAATTGCTATTTCAGAATCCTTGCGGGCACTGAACCAATCGGGCTCGATAGAACAAATCCAGCATTCGGGGCAGATGATTGGTTGCAAAGCAAAGAAATCAAATTCAATACCGCTTTCCTTTAACGTTGCATGAGGGAAAAGCTCGTCGCCTTCCCATTTCCATTCGCTCCATTGCCATTCACAGGCATAGGGATCAATACTGTAACCAACGACATGAGATGAACTGCAGGAAGGACAGAAAAGATCCATACGGCGAAACTCTCGTTCGGAACGGGTATAGGGTTCGTATTTTCTCACCTGCGCCCCCAATGCCCGGGAATAAACCTGCTCACACGAATCTACAATGTCCATTACATTGGTAAGATTAACACTTTGAAACATTTCCCTGACCCGTTCGGAGGGAGAAAGGATATACAGTTTTCTGTTGGTCTCCTCTTTTTTTTTCTTCAGATTAACCAGCAGACGGATTGCGCTGGAATCTACAAAACCTGTGTTTGAAAGATCCAGAATCAAATCTTTTTCCGGGTTTGACAGAATATGAGACTGGAGTTTCGGGCTTACACGGGGAATGCTGTCAATCTTGAGCTGCCCTTCAAGTGTAAATACATCATAGGCTTTAAATGCACCGGTTAATTCCATATCGCATCCTTTTTAAAGTATTAAATGAGCACTAAAAATCTACAATGCTAAACGGCTTTTGTCAAGACTTATTTTAAATTATTTCCCAAAAGAGCATTTCTTGTATTTCTGGGCGCAGTCTCCATTTTACGCGACTTTAGCATATGATTTATAACAATCCCAGGCCGCATCCCATCTATTTGATTTTACAATTGTGCGAATATCCAGTATCTTCTGTCCTTCGGAATGTGACCATCGCATGCCACTTCGACACATGCGGCTTTTTACAATCGATTTACATCTTGAAGACCAACATAGGCAATGACTCTCCTAAAAACAAGCTTCAGTGCTTAAAAGCAGCAGAAGAGGGGGTTTCCCCCACCCCCCTTTGAAGACATTGTTAAATCAGGATAT from the Chitinivibrionales bacterium genome contains:
- a CDS encoding STAS domain-containing protein, with the translated sequence MELTGAFKAYDVFTLEGQLKIDSIPRVSPKLQSHILSNPEKDLILDLSNTGFVDSSAIRLLVNLKKKKEETNRKLYILSPSERVREMFQSVNLTNVMDIVDSCEQVYSRALGAQVRKYEPYTRSEREFRRMDLFCPSCSSSHVVGYSIDPYACEWQWSEWKWEGDELFPHATLKESGIEFDFFALQPIICPECWICSIEPDWFSARKDSEIAIHSILEPSQISRLQKTRKARNGIMQTGAVITDAYFSHPRDNEVCYLIYCLAADCVERVETYNNFHRGFYHYCASKYAHTSKVKDTLSKARTWLKSAMDDEMAYNNSEYAKVLFMMMNIGYYLDKKNESYAAFDRLTDLTNKIQPGMMPSYDDPHFWYTQAKRIYARKESE